TGGAAACGGTGCTTCGGGATTCTGCTCGTAATATGGTAACACCATGGTGAGTACCACCGAGACGCCAAAGTACGCCAAGAAGACGATCGTCAGGGACGCGACAATCGCTATGGGGATGGATCGTTGGGGATATTTAGCCTCCTCTCCCGTGGTGGCCACACAATCGAACCCGATAAATCCGTAAAAGCACGTGGCCGCGCCACTTATGATACCCGATATGCCATAGGGCACGAATCCACCGGTTCCAAACTTGCAGTCCGTCTCGGTGCACTTGGGCTCCGCTTTCCAGTTACTGACGTCAGCTacaaattattgcaaatattaattgaattattattgttattatcatgttattaacattaataattaataacatgaaTTTGCATATCAAACTacaaattactattaaaaaatatcgagaaatttGTGTGGaatgatttatatagataatattagtaattatagtattctattttttattattattagttcaattttgttgaaaaaatatagaaaaaaaagaaattcaaaagaaTGTTTACCTTTAAAGGAACCAGCAATTATGACGAAAAGTACGACAGTGAGATTCGCCAGGGTGAAGAAATTGTTTGCTAAAGAAGATTCCTTGGCTCCAAAAGCGAGCGCGactgcaaaaaaaattgcaaattgactcagccgtttttattattattgctacaCAATTGCTTAACGatctgataaattaataataaaacttgttGCATGAGAGAAATATGTTGGAATTTCAGGGCTATTTTGCTGataaaacatacatttaattagGTCGGCCAAAGAGTAATTTTCTTATCACCTGAAAATACCAGAGTAATGCCGAAAGCGAAGAAGTCTGGATACGATGACAGATGATTGATATCGATAGGTGCAGCCGACTCGAAAGCATTCCTCATGCTATTATTGAAGAGCGCGTCGACATACGTGCTGAGGCCACGCACCACGCTAGCCGAGCCGATGACATATTCTAGAATCAACGTCCAACCGATGAGAAACGCCACAAATTCACCCATTGTGACGTAGCTGTAAACATAGGCGGATCCGGCACGCGGCACTCGTGCTCCGAATTCGGCATAACAGAGTCctggaaagaaaataatgcatGCAACACATTTAAATAGTAAACACACTGCAAAAGTATACACAAACATGTtagctatttatataaaaaaaaaaactcaattttgtaaacaaatatttaaaaccgagacattatttaaaactaagtcaattttctttctctgtttttctttAGCATAAgagacatttataatattacctacaatatttaatgataatttatttgtttgacaaaaaaatgtatcgtatttgtaagaaaaaaaagaaaatataattgaagacaaaattataattggtattaataattattatagtaattatagttattatgtatatagttttaaaataatttttcttaatcacaataatataagttatcattttttaacgtattcctatttttatttagaaaaaaacttttataaagaaaattttaaaagaatttatataagttttatgcAAGCTGTCcggtaatttataaaaaatctctcgtgTACAGGTAGAGCGGatcaaactgagcaaaaaaagtctatatcattttgcgattttcgcaataattattgagaaattaattaaaaaatatcgaccaattcGTGTGAGTATTAGCACGTGGAGAGAAAAGTCTACTGTCACGTGGTTGCTAGTCGCATGCATATAGTAACCGTGGGCTGTCTCTTCTCGCTGTGCTCCTAGCGACCGCGTGACAGAGCGGATTGTTTTTTCGCAGAGCGCCAATATATTAGCGCgaattggtcgatatttttaaattaatttctcaaaaattattgCGTAAATACACTTTCTGcactaaaaatgtaatataatctaaattatttatttattttcactaaTTGTGAGATAGTTCAAGTTTTATTTGAACCCTAGGATAATATTATgatgacatatttaataaaaattggatacttttttttttttaaataaacttatatcaaattgtgtaataaaacgtaatttttataataacaatggTATGCATACGACAGTATTATTTGTCCAATACATGAAGTGGTTAGACACGAAGCTTATCTTAAGATTATCGACTACTTTGTCAAGtggtatatttctttttccagGAACCTTTAAATTAGACGTTAATACAGTTATCTCTGTGCAAGGCAAAGTGCTGGACAATTTTTCTGGTATCATTTTCTGCGAAGCTTGCATCATTTATGGCGCCGGGACTAAGGTTTGCTTAGGTAGCAACGAGCGTGCTAATAAAATCGGAAGATGGAtacattcattatttattcactATTTAATCTCGTATACCTTCTCTGCGAGATATACatacttttctttataaaattgtttaagaaaagaataaaaaaatattgaaaattatgttgtaataattgaatcatatattaaaagttaagaGGAAGacaaaatcgataaaatacgTAGAATGATCCTCTTATCACCGTATCAAGGTGATAAATACATACCTGCGAACATCGATGCTATCGCAGCGATGGCGAATGAAACGACCACAGCAGGACCAGCGGTGGATCTTGCGACAGTTCCTGCCAAGACATATACACCTACTCCTAGGGTAGAACCAACTCCTAAGGCTGTGAGATCGAGAGTCGACAAAACTCTTGCCAGTTGAGAGTCTTGACTAGCATTTACCACTTTTTTGCGAATAAACACTTTATACAAATCTCGGAGTTTCCACTTCATGTTATACAACTGAAAAAGAATGCACgtgtacaattaatatattaaatagacatcaaatataattttacaatctttttgagaaaattaaaggaaatattaaaactaatttaattaataatttaaacagacaccaataatataatttataagttattatttcgaaagttcctttggaattttatttattacatattaattcctatttatatatattaattttttaaataaaattaaagaaaatattaaaactattcatatataatattcatattattactattattgtaataacagCTACATTTTGGAATAGttgtattgtataaatagCTGCgcgtttatttaataaaacataagttATCacgaaaatttaagatttaatttttaataaacatcacagagaaaaattttccttattcttataatttatttatattattccagACGGACATGTTCTCTCGCTGCAAGGATCGATATTTCTGtgaatgcaatttatatagtatgtaCATAGTGATCAGCATAACTTGCGAGACAAATACATAATTGACGACTTACCATGACAAGTTTTGTTAAAGCACAATCCATTTTTCTGCAGGCAAAATGCGAGAACGTTAACAAAACGAATTCTACGAACTGTCCATCGAACAATCCGCGCGCGACtaaagagatttaattaaagtgcCTTTATATATCACGAGACGACGTGTCGCACGTCGTCGGGGCGCCTGTTTAATTGGTCGAATTGTATCGCTGCTAGTACAGAAAGGCAATACACATCTCTACACAAATAAAGCAACTGTCTATATTTATTACGAATAATCAATCAAAGTGAATACAAGCATATCTTTTCTCTTCACTTAAACGGTTCCGAGAATCAAAATCGATTAAACGATTTCTAATCTCGGTCGGATCCATTTGACAATGAGTGATAACATCAATATTAGATTTGGTTCACACACTATTGGACTTATAAACACTTTGTAATGATCTGTCAAAAATTCGTCGCTGAAtactgattaaaaaaataagccccaaattattttatctgattgttatgtgtaaaattagagaaaatcTAATATCAATAAGAAAATCTcactgcaaaatatatttctcattattttttaattatttgatattgaaaACGATAAGTACtatcttaaaaaaagtttgcaaTAAATGGTGCGTGCGATGCGTTATATAAACATCATATTATTGTGAACGAGGACATTAACGGTGAAAAGATaagaatagatatattatgAAGTTAACACACGCTAGATATACTTTATGCTGaattgctaaatttttttcatatattatttttttgatattttaagtgCAATGTgcttataaagtttatattattattttaatttcattttaggCAATCTATCTCACAACaaaacaaaagataaaaatcttttatttattttatacacggtaaaaaattttgtgttaaatttaacacatttctcgtgtcccaatttatctactctaattttaatgttaatttaatagaaagcaaatatgtaaacaaataatacaaataatatgtaaaaaattaatacaaaaatgtgaattaatgtaagatttacttgttaattgtgttgttttaactcttagaaacggtaaatattaactcaatgcagaaaagttaaaataacataagagtatgttaaaaatttaatacaaaaatttctacataagaaaatttcaacaaaaatacaaaatgttttttaccgtgtatgtCTCATTCTAGTATGCGTATCTCGttacgtatacatattttctatgtatctatattacttcttcaaatatgtattttctttatcatatATAGTTACAAAGCAGCGAATTCTAATCCGAGTTATAAATCATCTAAAGTGAGCTGAATATGTGGTAATATTCGCGGGTTAATATGTACTTACTTGATCGGAGCACCGTAACTTGCTCAGCTGTACGCGAAACCGCTTCACTGCAGTTACTGCAGTCGCACCTCAACATCACTCTAAAGTATATTGGATATATACAAGGTGACGCGACAGTCTTGGAATTGTTTTCACGAATGTAACAActactttctttattttgcttATCTTTGTGAAGATACCGATTATCCTGTACACATGATAATACAATCGATCATAAAGAAGTCACATCGATGCGCGTTCAGTGGGTTCAGTGTCCTCAATTCGTGTATGTACTTTGCTTATATGAGTTGCTAGAttacaaagaataaataattatgcagATTGATAACAGTGAGCATAATTTGAATGTAAGAATATTCAGTTATtacttctaaatttttatttttatgaaattaaacacTTAATTGTtagctatacatataattttattgaaaaatggacggattctctctctatatataacaaatatttgttaaaaaatgtaagaatttttttacatacatgtatatgtatatatacgtacagtatgtattataataaatggaaTATATTGTTCCAAGTGCTTGGACGGATTAAATGtcttacaatatatgtaaaaatcacATAGACATTTAAACTTGAAAACATTTGTGGAATAATTTACcactataataacataataaagcACTATAAAGGCAATTACGTTTGCATAATTTACATGAATGTGAAcacttataataaaactattattataaaacacaaTATTCTGAAACAAGactgtacaaaatataaaagtcaaatttttaaaatgtaatgcaTTTGAAcacatattagaaaaatataaaactatcttgtgtataatatttgttaattatcgtcgtaaaaaaaattttatatattcagtcTGCAGTACTGAGATTGATTGTTTGTTAGCTGACTAAAACGTCAACTCTAATCTAATTTCTGCAggataattctaattaaaaccTTGATGCACCCAATAATGAGATTAGAATTGTTATGGCAAATATTCCATTATGTAGTTTTGTTTCGTTTCCAGCAGACtgaaataagtataaaatatatttacttatattatgtGTTGTTTCAAATCACTATAATCATAGCAGAATAATACTtacaataacataataattacatctGTCACCTTGACAGCAAGAAGAACACTTCCAATCTTGGTACCAAATGTAGATACAATCAGGCATACTGCTCCGCTGCAATCTCTCGCATTCCTTTTTAGTGGCGCATCTTTTGGatacataaaattgttttttggcACCCTGAGA
Above is a genomic segment from Anoplolepis gracilipes chromosome 3, ASM4749672v1, whole genome shotgun sequence containing:
- the LOC140664227 gene encoding cationic amino acid transporter 2-like isoform X1; its protein translation is MDCALTKLVMLYNMKWKLRDLYKVFIRKKVVNASQDSQLARVLSTLDLTALGVGSTLGVGVYVLAGTVARSTAGPAVVVSFAIAAIASMFAGLCYAEFGARVPRAGSAYVYSYVTMGEFVAFLIGWTLILEYVIGSASVVRGLSTYVDALFNNSMRNAFESAAPIDINHLSSYPDFFAFGITLVFSVALAFGAKESSLANNFFTLANLTVVLFVIIAGSFKADVSNWKAEPKCTETDCKFGTGGFVPYGISGIISGAATCFYGFIGFDCVATTGEEAKYPQRSIPIAIVASLTIVFLAYFGVSVVLTMVLPYYEQNPEAPFPHLFTTIGWEWAKWLVSIGAICGLCSSLLGAMFPLPRVIYAMASDGLIFKWMGKVSSRFQTPFMGTLSAGLLTGILAAIFELTQLVNMMSIGTLLAYSIVASCVLILRYEESDAYEKKGDRDPRTFIFVVRQLVNANKLNHSTKLTSQIVTSLVFCYIVLCFGIATLLSTYITELNEGKATFVVLLAVLVAALVLTLCFIYFQPVSGKKLTFSVPFVPFLPSISILINIYLMMMLDTMTWVRFAVWMVVGLGIYFSYGVRHSNIQQTKLPARSTDKTSDNYSWKDIEVSHAM
- the LOC140664227 gene encoding cationic amino acid transporter 2-like isoform X2, encoding MKWKLRDLYKVFIRKKVVNASQDSQLARVLSTLDLTALGVGSTLGVGVYVLAGTVARSTAGPAVVVSFAIAAIASMFAGLCYAEFGARVPRAGSAYVYSYVTMGEFVAFLIGWTLILEYVIGSASVVRGLSTYVDALFNNSMRNAFESAAPIDINHLSSYPDFFAFGITLVFSVALAFGAKESSLANNFFTLANLTVVLFVIIAGSFKADVSNWKAEPKCTETDCKFGTGGFVPYGISGIISGAATCFYGFIGFDCVATTGEEAKYPQRSIPIAIVASLTIVFLAYFGVSVVLTMVLPYYEQNPEAPFPHLFTTIGWEWAKWLVSIGAICGLCSSLLGAMFPLPRVIYAMASDGLIFKWMGKVSSRFQTPFMGTLSAGLLTGILAAIFELTQLVNMMSIGTLLAYSIVASCVLILRYEESDAYEKKGDRDPRTFIFVVRQLVNANKLNHSTKLTSQIVTSLVFCYIVLCFGIATLLSTYITELNEGKATFVVLLAVLVAALVLTLCFIYFQPVSGKKLTFSVPFVPFLPSISILINIYLMMMLDTMTWVRFAVWMVVGLGIYFSYGVRHSNIQQTKLPARSTDKTSDNYSWKDIEVSHAM
- the LOC140664231 gene encoding UPAR/Ly6 domain-containing protein cold-like, which produces MPNFTKWHFALLVISCVTFGHALECYVCTDQEGNRDKCLNTIKTCEQGQDSCLTDIKWGSTPYWSQGAKKQFYVSKRCATKKECERLQRSSMPDCIYIWYQDWKCSSCCQGDRCNYYVISAGNETKLHNGIFAITILISLLGASRF